A window of the Tripterygium wilfordii isolate XIE 37 chromosome 12, ASM1340144v1, whole genome shotgun sequence genome harbors these coding sequences:
- the LOC120011322 gene encoding glucuronokinase 1-like — MDHIDGDATTPSTIQHKVYARVGLLGNPSDVYYGRTISFSLANFYATVNLQASDHLLIKPHPTHDLVQFTSLDHLVGRLRNEGYYGGARLLMSICKVFYGYCRDNNINLHKRNFTLSYDTNIPRQTGLSGSSAIVTAALNCLLDFYKVRHLIKVEIRPTLVLSAENELGIVAGLQDRVAQVYGGLVYMDFSKDHMEKLGHGIYTPMDISLLPPLHLIYAENPSDSGKVHSSVRQRWLDGDKFIISSMEEVGSLAAEGRTALLEKNYSKLLDLMNRNFDLRRSMFGDDVLGTLNLEMVEVARRVGAASKFTGSGGAVVVFCPSGPSQVKLLEEECQKAGFVIQQVKIAHSYLKDDDYKTVKVGHDK, encoded by the exons TCTACTACGGCCGCACCATCTCCTTCAGCCTCGCCAACTTCTACGCCACCGTCAACCTCCAGGCCTCCGATCACCTCCTCATCAAACCCCACCCCACTCACGACCTCGTTCAATTCACATCCCTCGATCACCTC GTTGGTCGCTTGCGAAATGAAGGCTACTATGGAGGAGCACGGCTGCTTATGTCGATCTGTAAGGTGTTCTACGGTTATTGCAGAGATAATAACATCAATCTTCACAAACGAAACTTCACGCTCTCTTACGATACCAATATTCCTCGCCAG ACAGGATTATCGGGATCTAGTGCTATTGTGACGGCTGCCTTGAACTGCCTTCTTGATTTCTACAAAGTGAGGCATCTAATCAAAGTAGAAATCAGGCCTACCCTTGTACTTAGTGCGGAGAATGAACTTGGAATTGTTGCTGGTCTTCAAGACCGGGTAGCCCAGGTGTATGGTGGTCTTGTGTATATG GATTTCAGCAAAGACCATATGGAGAAGCTGGGACATGGAATTTATACTCCCATGGATATTAGTCTTCTTCCACCTCTCCATCTCATCTATGCCGAGAATCCAAGTGACTCTGGCAAG GTACATAGTTCAGTCAGGCAAAGGTGGCTTGATGGAGACAAGTTTATAATATCATCAATGGAAGAAGTTGGAAGTTTAGCTGCAGAAGGACGGACCGCATTGCTGGAAAAGAACTATTCCAAACTTCTAGATCTCATGAATCGTAATTTTGACCTACGGAG GAGCATGTTCGGAGATGATGTGCTGGGCACTCTAAACCTAGAAATGGTGGAGGTGGCCAGACGGGTCGGTGCTGCTTCAAAATTCACAGGTAGTGGAGGCGCTGTAGTGGTATTCTGCCCCAGTGGGCCATCACAAGTTAAGCTTCTGGAGGAAGAGTGCCAGAAAGCTGGGTTTGTCATTCAACAAGTGAAAATTGCTCATTCCTATTTAAAGGATGATGATTACAAAACTGTCAAAGTAGGCCACGACAAGTGA